One stretch of Streptomyces peucetius DNA includes these proteins:
- a CDS encoding arabinogalactan endo-beta-1,4-galactanase: protein MRAAVLPALGALLFAALPAQQAGAASALTNTGFESGTSGWSSYSATGQDTASYTEAGGRSGSSRLSHWSSSAYKVETYQYLTGLSSGTYRLSAWVRSSGGQRSAYLALRNCGSAEQRTDLPPTPDGKWIRLVTSVRVTGGQCTVSINSDARAGNWINVDDLAFTPGSSGLGVKGVDVSMLKKSEDFGGTYRDSGGRTGDALGILESAGANYGRLKVWVDPADGYNDKRRLLQMAQHIKQQGMKLLVDFHYSDVWADPGAQTKPAAWASHSYDGLRKDVYDHTYDVLNALEAQGTTADMVQIGNEINTGMLWPEGSTDNWSRTAGLLKSGIAAAKAVDPSTRIALHLANGGDNGLYRWWFDNATAQGVEFDVIALSFYGYWHGALSDLQTNLDDISARYGKPVMVAETAYPFRLDSKDGHENIIDLPAELVAGYPASPAGQAAWVRDVMNVVEAVPGGRGLGVIYWDPTWTAVTGNGWDPADPSSGNAWENQALFGYDEKLLPAAAWFEHR, encoded by the coding sequence ATGAGAGCCGCGGTCCTGCCCGCGCTCGGCGCCCTGCTGTTCGCCGCGCTGCCCGCCCAGCAGGCGGGCGCGGCATCCGCCCTCACCAACACCGGTTTCGAATCCGGCACGTCCGGCTGGTCCAGCTACTCCGCCACGGGCCAGGACACGGCCTCGTACACCGAGGCCGGCGGCCGCAGCGGCAGCAGCCGCCTCAGCCACTGGTCGTCCTCCGCGTACAAGGTGGAGACGTACCAGTACCTGACCGGCCTCAGCAGCGGCACCTACCGGCTCAGCGCCTGGGTGCGCTCCAGCGGCGGGCAGAGGTCCGCGTACCTCGCCCTGCGCAACTGCGGATCGGCCGAGCAGCGGACCGATCTGCCGCCCACACCCGACGGGAAGTGGATACGCCTCGTCACCTCCGTCCGCGTGACCGGCGGGCAGTGCACCGTCAGCATCAACTCCGACGCCAGGGCCGGGAACTGGATCAACGTCGACGACCTCGCCTTCACCCCCGGCTCGTCGGGGCTCGGCGTCAAGGGCGTCGACGTCTCCATGCTCAAGAAGAGCGAGGACTTCGGCGGCACCTACCGCGACAGCGGCGGCAGGACCGGAGACGCGCTCGGCATCCTCGAATCCGCGGGCGCGAACTACGGCCGGCTCAAGGTCTGGGTCGACCCGGCCGACGGCTACAACGACAAGAGGCGCTTGCTGCAGATGGCCCAGCACATCAAGCAGCAGGGCATGAAGCTGCTGGTCGACTTCCACTACTCCGACGTCTGGGCCGACCCCGGCGCCCAGACCAAACCGGCCGCCTGGGCCTCGCACTCGTACGACGGGCTGAGGAAGGACGTGTACGACCACACGTACGACGTCCTGAACGCCCTCGAGGCGCAGGGCACCACCGCCGACATGGTGCAGATCGGCAACGAGATCAACACCGGCATGCTCTGGCCCGAGGGCTCCACGGACAACTGGAGCCGCACCGCCGGGCTGCTGAAGTCCGGAATCGCCGCAGCGAAGGCGGTCGACCCCTCCACCCGGATCGCCCTGCACCTGGCCAACGGCGGGGACAACGGCCTCTACCGGTGGTGGTTCGACAACGCCACCGCGCAGGGCGTCGAGTTCGACGTCATCGCCCTGTCCTTCTACGGCTACTGGCACGGAGCGCTGTCCGACCTGCAGACAAATCTCGACGACATCTCCGCCCGCTACGGCAAGCCGGTCATGGTGGCCGAGACCGCCTATCCCTTCCGTCTCGACAGCAAGGACGGCCACGAGAACATCATCGACCTCCCCGCCGAACTGGTCGCCGGATACCCGGCGAGCCCCGCCGGCCAGGCGGCCTGGGTCCGGGATGTGATGAACGTCGTGGAGGCCGTGCCCGGCGGGCGCGGACTGGGCGTCATCTACTGGGACCCGACCTGGACGGCGGTCACCGGCAACGGCTGGGACCCGGCCGACCCGTCGTCCGGCAACGCGTGGGAGAACCAGGCGCTCTTCGGCTACGACGAAAAGCTGCTGCCCGCGGCGGCCTGGTTCGAGCACCGCTGA
- a CDS encoding beta-galactosidase, whose product MRHAFGSRAAICHSSPAYREAAAAITTRLAERYAGHPALAMWHVHNEYGVPVSACFCDNCAAHFRRWLRARYGSVEAVNDAWGTTFWGLRYGSLDEIDPPRLTPTAGNPAQQLDYRRFADDTMRENFRMERDILHRHAPGVPVTTNFMTALSQCDTVDYWAWGREVDLVTNDHYLMTDGRRTHVNLAMAADLTRSVAGGGPWLLLEHSTSGVSWQPRNPAKRPGEMARNSLAHVARGSEGAMFFQWRQSRKGAEKFHSAMLPHAGTDSRVWREVVRLGADIGSLAPLNGTRTVADAAMVWDWQSWWAQSLEWRPSEDHDARERADSFYEALYDGHLTVDFAHPEADLSAYPLVVVPALYLATAEAGRNLRAYVEKGGTLVVSYFSGIVDEHDAVHPGAHPGVLRDVLGLTVEEWSPLGEGESVRITGPGQTPLTADVWTEFVVPRGAETVWTYADGPAAGGPAVTRHGLGRGTAWYVSTRLGPGALDTVLAGACEDAGIAPRTGIPRDEVVRRSGESGDYLFAVNHTEHDAKVPLQAPGTELLGGERAAGQLTVPAGAVRVVRLDA is encoded by the coding sequence GTGCGCCACGCCTTCGGCTCACGCGCGGCCATCTGCCACAGCAGCCCCGCCTACCGCGAGGCCGCCGCCGCGATCACCACCCGGCTCGCCGAGCGCTACGCCGGGCACCCTGCCCTCGCCATGTGGCACGTCCACAACGAGTACGGCGTGCCCGTCAGCGCCTGCTTCTGCGACAACTGCGCCGCCCACTTCCGGCGCTGGCTCCGGGCCCGCTACGGCTCGGTCGAGGCGGTCAACGACGCCTGGGGAACCACCTTCTGGGGGCTGCGCTACGGTTCGCTCGACGAGATCGACCCGCCGCGGCTGACCCCCACCGCCGGCAACCCCGCCCAGCAGCTGGACTACCGCCGCTTCGCCGACGACACCATGCGCGAGAACTTCCGCATGGAACGGGACATCCTGCACCGCCACGCTCCCGGCGTTCCCGTGACCACCAACTTCATGACCGCGCTCAGCCAGTGCGACACCGTCGACTACTGGGCCTGGGGCCGCGAGGTCGACCTCGTCACCAACGACCACTATCTGATGACCGACGGCCGCCGCACTCACGTCAACCTGGCGATGGCCGCCGACCTCACCCGCTCCGTCGCCGGTGGCGGGCCCTGGCTGCTGCTCGAGCACTCCACCAGCGGCGTCAGCTGGCAGCCCCGCAACCCCGCCAAGCGCCCCGGTGAGATGGCCCGCAACTCCCTCGCCCACGTGGCCCGCGGCTCGGAGGGCGCCATGTTCTTCCAGTGGCGCCAGTCCCGGAAGGGTGCGGAGAAGTTCCACTCCGCGATGCTGCCCCACGCCGGCACCGACTCCCGCGTCTGGCGCGAGGTCGTCCGCCTCGGCGCCGACATCGGCTCGCTGGCCCCGCTGAACGGCACCCGTACCGTCGCCGACGCGGCCATGGTGTGGGACTGGCAGTCCTGGTGGGCGCAGAGCCTCGAGTGGCGCCCCAGCGAGGACCACGACGCCCGCGAGCGCGCCGACAGCTTCTACGAGGCGCTCTACGACGGGCACCTGACCGTCGACTTCGCCCACCCCGAGGCCGATCTGTCGGCCTACCCGCTGGTCGTCGTCCCCGCCCTGTACCTTGCGACCGCGGAAGCGGGACGCAATCTGCGCGCGTACGTGGAGAAGGGCGGCACGCTCGTCGTCTCGTACTTCTCCGGCATCGTCGACGAACACGACGCCGTGCACCCCGGTGCCCACCCGGGGGTGCTGCGCGACGTGCTCGGCCTCACGGTCGAGGAGTGGTCGCCGCTCGGGGAGGGCGAGAGCGTACGCATCACCGGCCCCGGGCAGACGCCGCTCACCGCCGACGTCTGGACCGAGTTCGTCGTCCCGCGCGGCGCCGAGACCGTGTGGACGTACGCCGACGGGCCGGCCGCTGGGGGCCCGGCCGTCACCCGGCACGGCCTCGGCCGGGGGACCGCCTGGTACGTCTCCACCCGGCTGGGCCCGGGCGCGCTGGACACGGTCCTCGCCGGCGCCTGTGAGGACGCGGGCATCGCGCCGCGTACCGGAATCCCGCGTGACGAGGTGGTGCGTCGCTCCGGCGAGAGCGGCGACTACCTCTTCGCCGTCAACCACACGGAACACGACGCCAAGGTGCCGCTGCAGGCCCCCGGCACCGAACTCCTCGGCGGCGAACGCGCCGCCGGACAACTCACCGTCCCGGCCGGCGCCGTGAGGGTCGTACGGCTCGACGCCTGA
- a CDS encoding carbohydrate ABC transporter permease: MSPAARRTSGRRTPSGVRTAPYGFLLPAVVLFALFFALPVGYALWLSLHKVDVQGLGLGRNARTEVWAGLENYIAALTDSELGYGALRVLGYGAIVVPVMLGLALLFALLLDTERVRARSFSRLTIFLPYAIPGVVAALLWGFLYLPDVSPFHHVLERLGLPQPDLLDGGPLFVALANIAVWGGTGFNMIVIYTSLRSVPAEVYEAAKLDGATPLQIALRIKIPMVVPSLVLTFFFSVIATLQVFSEPTTLKPLTNGISTTWSPLMKVYNDAFVAGNVYAASATAVVLAAATFLLSFSLLRASDSRAKRQGTR, translated from the coding sequence ATGTCCCCCGCCGCCCGACGGACATCCGGGCGCCGGACGCCGAGCGGGGTGAGGACCGCCCCGTACGGATTCCTCCTGCCGGCCGTCGTGCTCTTCGCCCTGTTCTTCGCACTGCCCGTCGGGTACGCGCTCTGGCTCAGCCTGCACAAGGTCGACGTCCAGGGCCTCGGCCTGGGCAGGAACGCCCGGACCGAGGTCTGGGCGGGCCTGGAGAACTACATCGCCGCACTCACCGACTCCGAGCTCGGGTACGGCGCCCTGCGGGTCCTCGGCTACGGGGCGATCGTCGTCCCTGTCATGCTGGGCCTCGCGCTGCTGTTCGCGCTGCTGCTGGACACCGAGCGGGTCCGGGCACGGTCCTTCTCCCGGCTGACGATCTTCCTCCCGTACGCCATCCCCGGCGTGGTCGCGGCGCTGCTGTGGGGCTTTCTGTACCTGCCGGACGTCAGCCCCTTCCACCACGTCCTCGAGCGGCTGGGACTGCCGCAGCCCGATCTCCTCGACGGCGGACCGCTGTTCGTGGCCCTGGCGAACATCGCGGTGTGGGGCGGCACCGGCTTCAACATGATCGTGATCTACACCTCGCTGCGGTCCGTCCCGGCGGAGGTGTACGAGGCGGCGAAGCTCGACGGTGCGACACCGCTGCAGATCGCCCTCCGGATCAAGATCCCGATGGTGGTCCCCTCGCTGGTGCTGACCTTCTTCTTCTCGGTCATCGCCACCCTCCAGGTCTTCAGCGAGCCGACCACCCTCAAGCCGCTGACCAACGGCATCTCCACCACCTGGAGCCCGCTGATGAAGGTGTACAACGACGCCTTCGTGGCGGGGAACGTGTACGCGGCCTCGGCCACCGCCGTGGTCCTCGCCGCCGCGACGTTCCTCCTCTCGTTCTCCCTGCTGCGGGCCTCCGACTCCCGTGCCAAGCGCCAAGGAACCCGATGA
- a CDS encoding carbohydrate ABC transporter permease, with product MSTPTASLRPRRTAPAAGTTPGTSQGPPHHRRVALLPTAALLLGALYCLLPVAWVLVASTKSGAELFSTFTFLPGSGFGDNLTDLNAYRDGIYWRWMANSALYAGLGAVLSTMVSAVSGYALAVYRFRGREALFNVLLAGVLMPPVILAIPQYLLMAKADMTDSYLSVLLPLILSPYGVYLGRIYAQAAIPMELVEAGRMDGAGEWRIFLRVGVPMMSSGLVTIFLFQFVAIWNNFLLPYIMLSDDEKFPMTVGLFTLLAQGSSTPALYTLVITGALLAIVPLIALFLVVQRFWSLDLLSGAVKS from the coding sequence ATGAGCACGCCCACCGCATCTCTGCGGCCCCGCAGGACCGCCCCGGCCGCCGGCACCACCCCCGGCACCTCCCAGGGACCGCCGCACCACCGCCGGGTCGCCCTGCTGCCCACCGCGGCGCTGCTGCTCGGCGCCCTCTACTGCCTGCTGCCGGTCGCCTGGGTCCTCGTCGCCTCAACCAAGTCCGGCGCGGAACTCTTCTCCACCTTCACCTTCCTGCCCGGCAGCGGCTTCGGTGACAACCTCACCGACCTCAACGCCTACCGCGACGGCATCTACTGGCGCTGGATGGCCAACTCCGCCCTATACGCGGGCCTGGGGGCCGTACTGTCCACGATGGTCTCCGCCGTCTCCGGCTACGCGCTCGCGGTCTACCGCTTCCGCGGCCGCGAGGCCCTCTTCAACGTGCTGCTCGCCGGCGTGCTCATGCCGCCGGTCATCCTCGCCATCCCCCAGTACCTGCTGATGGCGAAGGCCGACATGACGGACTCCTACCTGTCCGTGCTGCTGCCGCTGATCCTCTCCCCGTACGGCGTCTACCTCGGGCGCATCTACGCCCAGGCGGCCATCCCCATGGAGCTCGTCGAGGCCGGCCGGATGGACGGCGCCGGCGAATGGCGGATCTTCCTCAGGGTGGGCGTCCCGATGATGTCCTCCGGGCTGGTGACGATCTTCCTCTTCCAGTTCGTGGCCATCTGGAACAACTTCCTGCTGCCGTACATCATGCTCAGCGACGACGAGAAGTTCCCCATGACCGTGGGCCTGTTCACCCTGCTCGCCCAGGGCAGCAGCACGCCCGCCCTCTACACCCTGGTGATCACCGGCGCGCTGCTCGCCATCGTCCCGCTCATCGCGCTCTTCCTGGTCGTCCAACGGTTCTGGAGCCTGGACCTGCTGTCCGGAGCCGTAAAGTCTTGA
- a CDS encoding LacI family DNA-binding transcriptional regulator yields the protein MNRGPDGRRRPVTIHDVAREAGVSRGTVSRVLNGGHYVSPAAQTAVNNAIRRTGYVVNRHARSLITGKSDSVAFLLTEPQERFFEDPNFNVLLRSCTQALAAQDIPLLLMIAGSDDERRRNLRYIEAGHVDGVLLVSSHSGDPVAGELQAAGVPVVACGKPIGRQARVSYVAADDREGARDMVRYLHDRGRRRIATVTGPLDTPGGVERLAGYRETLAECGLPADESLIATGDYSRASGEQAAELLLERAPDLDAVFVASDLMAQGVVDALGRAGRTVPEDVAVGGFDDSPAALSTRPPLTTIRQPWDRISREMVRMLLARISGEDPAAVILPTELVRRDSA from the coding sequence ATGAACCGCGGCCCGGACGGCAGGCGCAGGCCGGTGACGATCCACGACGTGGCGCGCGAGGCGGGAGTCTCACGCGGCACCGTCTCCCGGGTGCTCAACGGCGGGCACTACGTCAGCCCGGCCGCGCAGACGGCCGTCAACAACGCGATCCGCAGGACGGGCTACGTCGTCAACCGGCACGCCCGGTCACTGATCACCGGAAAGTCCGACTCGGTGGCGTTCCTGCTGACCGAGCCCCAGGAGCGCTTCTTCGAGGACCCCAACTTCAACGTCCTGCTGCGCTCCTGCACCCAGGCACTCGCCGCCCAGGACATCCCGCTGCTGTTGATGATCGCCGGCAGCGACGACGAACGGCGCCGCAACCTGCGGTACATCGAGGCCGGTCACGTGGACGGCGTGCTGCTGGTCTCCAGCCACTCCGGCGACCCGGTGGCCGGTGAACTCCAGGCCGCGGGCGTACCCGTGGTCGCCTGCGGCAAGCCCATCGGCCGGCAGGCCAGGGTCAGTTACGTGGCGGCCGACGACCGGGAAGGCGCCCGGGACATGGTCCGCTACCTGCACGACCGCGGCCGCCGGCGGATCGCCACGGTCACCGGCCCGCTGGACACGCCCGGCGGGGTGGAGCGCCTCGCCGGCTACCGCGAGACGCTGGCCGAATGCGGCCTGCCCGCCGACGAGTCGCTGATCGCGACGGGCGACTACAGCAGGGCGAGCGGCGAACAGGCCGCCGAACTGCTGCTGGAACGCGCCCCCGACCTCGACGCGGTGTTCGTGGCGTCGGACCTGATGGCCCAGGGAGTCGTCGACGCCCTGGGCCGTGCCGGCCGCACGGTGCCCGAGGACGTGGCCGTGGGCGGCTTCGACGACTCGCCCGCCGCACTGTCGACCCGGCCCCCGCTCACCACGATCCGCCAGCCGTGGGACCGGATCAGCAGGGAGATGGTGCGGATGCTGCTGGCCAGGATCAGCGGCGAGGACCCTGCGGCCGTCATCCTCCCGACAGAGCTGGTCCGCCGCGACTCGGCCTGA
- a CDS encoding alpha/beta hydrolase domain-containing protein yields MASPPQGGAEDRLGTPVVTPIGSFGGIRYVQYDGVFEGETSTGRFRVPYRISAPADPHRANGTAVVEPPHFVVGLGALNVYLRRDFLFRQGFVHAGIGWSTIGNRILDPSVPDTFIEGGFAEDGGRVDDEIITDFARALSARSSGARPLVGHVHRQYGTGFSDSSYPLLRLVHSGDATGALDLVLPITTEGFDPQADIAAGRYRGKVLIVNSEADDPANLTDRGIATKRYRFYVVAGSPHIPDPLDAPLDVPFPVRGSTPASFVPALRAHFLQGHDWVRKGSPPPTSTQLRTLSDETIVRDTNGNAITEDRKGRRVPRLPFVELGEARFLTGFIGSYDNVRTVQQLGFSSHRAYVRTFADRLRDYQRAGFILREDARDMFRRARLCAPSTFTETHRDHYTAFVAIQPCPAR; encoded by the coding sequence GTGGCGAGCCCCCCGCAAGGCGGTGCCGAGGACCGGCTCGGCACGCCGGTGGTCACGCCCATCGGGTCGTTCGGCGGAATTCGATACGTGCAGTACGACGGCGTGTTCGAGGGCGAGACGTCGACCGGGCGGTTCCGCGTGCCCTACCGGATCAGCGCCCCGGCCGATCCGCACCGCGCCAACGGCACGGCTGTCGTGGAGCCGCCCCACTTCGTGGTGGGACTCGGCGCGCTCAACGTGTACCTGCGCAGGGACTTCCTGTTCCGCCAAGGATTCGTGCACGCCGGCATCGGCTGGAGCACGATCGGGAACCGCATCCTGGACCCGTCGGTGCCCGACACGTTCATCGAGGGCGGATTCGCAGAGGACGGAGGACGGGTCGACGACGAGATCATCACCGACTTCGCCAGGGCTCTTTCCGCCCGGTCCTCGGGCGCGCGTCCACTGGTCGGCCACGTGCACCGGCAGTACGGCACGGGCTTCTCCGACAGCTCGTACCCCCTGCTCCGGCTGGTTCATTCCGGGGACGCCACCGGTGCGCTCGACCTGGTGCTGCCCATCACCACCGAGGGGTTCGACCCCCAGGCGGACATCGCCGCCGGCCGCTACCGGGGCAAGGTCCTCATCGTGAACTCGGAGGCGGACGACCCGGCGAATCTGACCGACCGGGGCATCGCGACCAAGCGGTACCGCTTCTACGTCGTCGCGGGCAGCCCGCACATTCCGGATCCGCTGGACGCGCCGCTTGACGTGCCGTTCCCGGTCAGGGGGTCCACACCGGCGAGCTTCGTGCCCGCGCTGCGTGCGCACTTCCTTCAGGGCCACGACTGGGTACGCAAGGGATCACCGCCGCCGACGAGCACACAGTTGCGCACCCTGAGCGACGAGACCATCGTCCGGGACACCAACGGCAACGCCATCACCGAGGACCGCAAGGGCCGGCGCGTGCCACGGCTGCCGTTCGTCGAACTCGGCGAGGCCCGTTTCCTCACCGGCTTCATCGGCAGCTACGACAACGTGCGTACGGTGCAGCAACTCGGGTTCAGCAGCCACCGGGCCTATGTCCGGACCTTCGCCGACAGACTCCGCGACTACCAGCGGGCCGGCTTCATCCTGCGGGAGGACGCCCGTGACATGTTCCGCCGCGCCAGGCTGTGTGCTCCGTCGACGTTCACGGAAACCCACCGCGACCACTACACCGCATTCGTCGCGATCCAGCCCTGCCCGGCCCGATGA
- a CDS encoding flavin reductase family protein, which yields MVSVARFTALLDPPVYIVTAAADGQRAGCLVGFASQSSLDPVRFVVWLSKVNHTYRVARHAPFLGVHLLHRDRTEVARLFGGETGDRVDKFARARWEPRGEGVPVLGDACAWFIGRVEERADWGDHVGFCLTPVDGSAESLPRGSLLTLGDVTDLRPGHPAP from the coding sequence ATGGTGTCAGTGGCCAGGTTCACGGCTCTGCTCGACCCACCGGTGTACATCGTGACGGCTGCCGCGGACGGGCAAAGGGCCGGCTGCCTGGTGGGGTTCGCCTCCCAGTCGTCGCTGGACCCGGTGCGGTTCGTGGTGTGGCTGTCCAAGGTGAACCACACGTACCGGGTGGCGCGCCACGCCCCGTTCCTCGGCGTGCATCTGCTCCACCGCGACCGGACCGAGGTCGCCAGGCTGTTCGGCGGCGAGACCGGCGACCGGGTCGACAAGTTCGCACGGGCCCGCTGGGAGCCGAGGGGCGAGGGCGTTCCGGTGCTCGGGGATGCGTGCGCCTGGTTCATCGGCCGGGTGGAGGAGCGGGCCGACTGGGGGGATCATGTCGGTTTCTGCCTGACACCGGTCGACGGGTCGGCCGAGTCCCTGCCGCGCGGATCGCTGCTCACCCTGGGAGATGTCACCGATCTGCGGCCCGGCCACCCGGCGCCCTGA
- a CDS encoding response regulator: protein MTEPLRVLLADDQTLVRTGFRLILGADGIDVVAEATNGTEAVEAVRRTRPDVVLMDVRMPEMDGLEATRRILTGAPDEPRVIILTTFDLDRYVYAALSAGASGFLLKDVTPEHLTAAVRTVRTGDALLAPAITRRLVERFTRRGSDTAALHRDLASLTPRELEVLGLLARGLSNAELATRLHLAEATVKTHVARILAKLGLRDRVQAVIVAYETGLVSAGEREAAEQPTERT, encoded by the coding sequence GTGACCGAGCCACTGCGTGTGCTCCTCGCCGACGACCAGACCCTGGTCCGCACCGGATTCCGGTTGATCCTCGGCGCCGACGGCATCGACGTCGTCGCCGAGGCGACCAACGGAACCGAAGCGGTCGAAGCGGTCCGTCGCACACGCCCCGACGTGGTCCTGATGGACGTCCGGATGCCCGAGATGGACGGCCTGGAGGCAACCCGCCGCATCCTCACCGGCGCCCCCGACGAACCCCGCGTCATCATCCTGACCACCTTCGACCTCGACCGATACGTCTACGCGGCTCTGTCCGCCGGGGCCAGCGGCTTTCTCCTCAAGGACGTCACCCCCGAGCATCTGACCGCGGCCGTCCGCACGGTCCGTACCGGCGACGCTCTGCTCGCGCCCGCCATCACCCGCCGCCTCGTGGAGCGGTTCACCCGGCGCGGCAGCGACACGGCCGCCCTCCACCGCGACCTCGCCTCGCTCACCCCGCGCGAACTGGAGGTCCTCGGCCTGCTGGCCCGAGGGCTGAGCAACGCCGAACTCGCCACCCGCCTCCACCTGGCCGAGGCGACGGTCAAGACGCACGTCGCCCGCATCCTCGCCAAGCTCGGGCTCCGTGATCGTGTCCAGGCCGTCATCGTCGCCTACGAGACAGGGCTGGTCAGCGCGGGTGAACGCGAGGCCGCCGAGCAGCCCACCGAGCGGACGTAG
- a CDS encoding sensor histidine kinase encodes MTTGADPAGPRDGDNEPVTDVRTTPARLRETVRRTIRDARLPTGPPLRPTRRAWQFDALVALGLGIATVYYGVDNVDNVVVREIAPGVERAFPRPSGLGGLVLMVTLAVIASGALALRRRYPLAVLCIATAATLATPQSVLRLTFYAFVIAVYSAAVYSPYRVATLAALPVSVVLVGTSGNSVTPIVPNEYIALLILAPMAVAAVGLRTWKLRTDEGRARLSALKREQAEALRRAVEHERARIARELHDVVTHNVSVMIIQAGAARKIMNTSPEQAGEALLAVEAGGRAAMAELRHVMGLLTMTDEGEGTDTAAELTPQPGLNQLEALVGRVRDTGLRVDLTVTGPPRALPPGLELAAYRVVQEALTNTVKHASGATAAVTVEYGPRRLRVEVTDTGGHPAGAAGSGRGLIGLRERLAVYDGTLNTGRRLTGGYRVEALIPLETP; translated from the coding sequence ATGACCACCGGGGCGGACCCCGCGGGTCCGCGCGACGGCGACAATGAACCGGTGACGGACGTACGTACGACGCCGGCGCGGCTGCGGGAAACCGTCCGCCGGACGATCCGCGATGCCAGGCTTCCGACCGGTCCACCGCTGCGGCCCACCCGGCGCGCCTGGCAGTTCGACGCGCTGGTGGCACTGGGACTCGGAATCGCCACCGTCTACTACGGCGTCGACAACGTCGACAACGTCGTGGTGCGTGAGATCGCACCCGGCGTGGAGCGCGCCTTTCCACGCCCGTCCGGCCTCGGCGGCCTGGTTCTCATGGTGACCCTCGCGGTCATCGCCTCGGGTGCCCTGGCGCTGCGCCGCCGCTACCCGCTCGCCGTGCTCTGCATCGCGACGGCCGCGACTCTGGCGACACCGCAGAGTGTCCTGCGGCTGACCTTCTACGCGTTCGTCATCGCCGTCTACAGCGCCGCCGTGTACAGCCCCTACCGGGTGGCGACCCTGGCGGCGCTGCCGGTGTCGGTCGTTCTGGTCGGCACTTCGGGGAACTCGGTGACACCGATCGTCCCCAACGAATACATCGCCCTGCTGATCCTGGCCCCGATGGCCGTGGCCGCCGTCGGCCTGCGCACCTGGAAGCTCCGGACCGACGAGGGCCGAGCCCGGCTCTCCGCCCTGAAGCGCGAACAGGCGGAGGCGCTGCGCCGGGCCGTCGAGCACGAGCGGGCCAGGATCGCCCGCGAACTGCACGACGTCGTCACGCACAACGTCAGCGTGATGATCATCCAGGCGGGCGCCGCCCGCAAGATCATGAACACCTCCCCGGAGCAGGCCGGCGAGGCGCTGCTCGCCGTCGAGGCGGGCGGGCGCGCGGCGATGGCCGAGCTGCGCCACGTCATGGGACTGCTCACCATGACCGACGAGGGCGAGGGGACGGACACGGCGGCGGAGCTGACCCCGCAACCCGGCCTGAACCAGCTGGAAGCGCTGGTCGGACGGGTCCGGGACACCGGACTGCGCGTCGACCTGACCGTGACAGGACCACCCCGTGCCCTCCCGCCCGGTCTCGAACTCGCCGCCTACCGCGTGGTCCAGGAAGCCCTCACCAACACCGTGAAGCACGCGTCCGGCGCCACCGCCGCCGTGACCGTCGAATACGGCCCGCGGCGGCTCCGGGTGGAAGTCACCGACACCGGTGGACACCCGGCCGGGGCCGCCGGAAGCGGCCGGGGCCTGATCGGCCTGCGCGAGCGCCTCGCCGTCTACGACGGAACCCTGAACACCGGCCGACGCCTGACCGGCGGCTACCGTGTGGAGGCCCTGATCCCCTTGGAGACACCGTGA
- a CDS encoding ABC transporter ATP-binding protein, which translates to MTMPVIELREVSRRYDDGPPALHEASLTVQRGEAVAILGPSGSGKSTLLNLIAGLDRPDAGTVTVDGVRVDRLGEAGSARYRRSKIGMVFQFFNLLDDLTVADNVTLPARLAGTARREAERRAAELLEVLGIDRHARAYPGRLSGGERQRVAVARALMNRPTLLLADEPTGALDTAAGQDVSRLLSGLNAEGQTVVVVTHDLALARSCTNRTVEIADGRIIADVRSQAVVPQAVR; encoded by the coding sequence ATGACCATGCCGGTGATCGAATTGCGCGAGGTGAGCCGCCGATACGACGACGGCCCGCCCGCTCTGCACGAGGCGTCGCTGACCGTGCAGCGCGGCGAAGCCGTCGCGATCCTCGGCCCTTCCGGCAGCGGCAAGTCCACGCTGCTCAATCTGATCGCGGGCCTGGACCGGCCCGACGCGGGGACCGTCACCGTGGACGGGGTGCGGGTGGACCGGCTGGGCGAAGCCGGATCGGCGCGCTACCGGCGGTCGAAGATCGGCATGGTCTTCCAGTTCTTCAACCTGCTCGACGATCTGACCGTCGCCGACAATGTCACCCTGCCCGCACGCCTCGCGGGCACGGCACGTCGCGAGGCGGAGCGCCGGGCGGCGGAACTCCTGGAAGTGCTGGGCATCGACCGGCACGCCCGCGCCTACCCGGGGCGGCTGTCCGGCGGCGAGCGGCAACGCGTCGCGGTGGCCCGGGCGTTGATGAACCGGCCGACGCTGCTCCTGGCCGACGAACCGACCGGGGCCCTGGACACGGCCGCCGGACAGGACGTCAGCAGGCTGCTCAGCGGCCTCAACGCCGAGGGCCAGACCGTCGTCGTGGTCACCCACGACCTGGCTCTGGCCCGGTCCTGCACGAACCGTACGGTCGAGATCGCCGACGGCCGGATCATCGCGGACGTCCGGTCGCAGGCCGTCGTGCCCCAGGCCGTCCGATGA